In Citrobacter sp. RHB25-C09, the following proteins share a genomic window:
- a CDS encoding YnfA family protein: MIKTTLLFFATALCEIVGCFLPWLWLKRGATIWLLFPAALALALFVWLLTLHPAASGRVYAAYGGVYVCTALLWLRVVDGVKLSLYDWSGALIALCGMLIIVAGWGRT; this comes from the coding sequence ATGATTAAAACCACGCTTCTTTTCTTCGCTACAGCGCTGTGTGAAATTGTTGGCTGCTTTCTTCCGTGGCTATGGTTAAAGCGCGGCGCAACAATTTGGTTGCTGTTTCCAGCCGCTCTCGCCTTAGCGCTTTTTGTCTGGTTGCTAACGCTACATCCTGCTGCCAGCGGTCGGGTCTATGCGGCTTATGGCGGCGTTTACGTCTGCACTGCATTGTTATGGCTGCGCGTGGTGGATGGGGTAAAACTTAGTCTCTACGATTGGTCAGGTGCGCTTATTGCGCTGTGTGGAATGCTTATTATCGTGGCAGGATGGGGGCGGACGTAA